AAATACACCTGCTTGGTGTCCGTGTCCTCCTCCTTGTGCACCGACATAAAGAGGTTTTCCACATCCACCACCATGCCCAGCAACCGGTTGATCTCCTCCTCCGAAACGTTCTCCAGGTGGGACACATGGTCCGCTGCAGCAGAGAGACAACCACACCACAGTGAGACTGGAGGGGTCAGCATCACCACCCctccctgggggaggggggttcctggggcagggggcggtggtCCCAGGTGCCCCATGGTGGTGTTACCCAGCGCATGGCTGCAGCTCCGGCAGGGCTCGCTCAGGTTGGTCACCGGCTGCTGCAGGTCCATGCGGGGGGCAGTGGGAGGGTTGGGGTTCTTCCAGCCGTTGCACTTGCAGGCGTCATTGGCCTGGGATGAGGGATGGCAGAGGCCGTCACGCAGTGGCCCACGCACTGCCTCATGCCAAGGCTGCCACCTTCTCTGGCCAAACAATTCCCCCCACGAGTCGCCTCTGCCTGTCCCACCCATCCCAGTTTATCCACCCCAGCTTTCCCCAGCACCCATCCTGCATAAACCTGCACCCTAACACTCTCACAGTTCCCCTGCATGCAGCCCCAGGATCCTGCATCCCAGGCTCATGGATGTCCTTGCATCTCCCTTACACAACGCAGCACTCCTCCTGCACCCCCACCCATGCACAGCCTAGCATCTCCTTCCTGtacgccatgcacagctcagcaccCCCATCCTGCACCCCCTGCACATCCTCGCACCCCACTCCTGCATCCCCCACCCATGCACATCCTCGCACCTCACTCCTGCATCCCCCACCCATGCACATCCTCGCACCTCACTCCTGCATCCCCCACCCATGCACATCCTCGCACCCCACTCCTGCATCCCCCCACCCATGCACATCCATGcacccccccgcaccccacTCCTGCACCCTCACCCATGCACATGCTTGCACCCCCCTCCTGcgccctgctcctgcacccctCCACCAATGCGCACCCTCGTAcctccctcctgcacccccaCTCATACACAGCCTTGCACCTTCCTCCTGCACCCCTGCCCATGCACCCACACCCACGCACATCCTTGTACCCCCCCGCACCTCGCCCATGCAGGGCccggtgcccccagcccaccttgCAGGCCGAGAAGACCCccagcttctccagcttcttgccgCGGGGGAACCCGCGCACCTGCGCCTTGCGCTGGCTCGCccgctgctgctggctcagcccGGGCCGCGCCGGGTCGCTggtccccgctccccccgccgccgcccccgccgctccgctccccgccccgccgctccccgccgccgccgcccccggagCCGGCGGGGGCCGCCCGGGCTGCGCGGCCTCCGGCTCCGCCATGCCGGGCCCGGCGTGCGCCCCGCGCTCACTGCGCCTGCGCGCCAGGCACGCCGGGATCGGTAGTCCGTAGCGGCGGGGGGGTGGGTCCGGTGCTCCCGGGGCCGGATCTAGCCGCCTGCAGCCCCGAGCGGGAGCGGAACTCCCACCGAGGCCGCGGGCGGCGTGAACCCGCCACGGAGAGATCGAGGTCCGGGCTCAACGGGGACCAACCACCCCGAGAGCCCCTCGCGGGGCCGtgccggcggcgcggggccaTCGCTGCCTAGAGAAGTTCCCCCCTCCGGTACCGCAACCGGTACCGTGCCCGGTTCGGCGGTGCTCGGCGCGGGGAGGCGCTCCTCTCCGCCGCAGCCTCTGCCAAATATGGCGCGAGGCCCCGCCTTTTTCGCCAAATGTGGCGTGAAGCCCCGCCCAGTCCGGCACGATCACCTCCGCTGTGTGCTGTGGGCCCGCCCCCTCCTGCCCATTTATGGGAGGCCACGCCCACTTGCCGCCGAAGGGCCGCGGAGAAGAGCGCAGCGCCTGGAAGGTGCGAGCAATGGAGGGGGCGGCAcggcccggcacggcacggGTACCGCACGGGAGTGTGCCAGCACCATCCCGAAAATGGGTGTCTGGGGGCCAAAGGCTGCCTCGGGAGCTCGGGGCCCCCTCAGGAGGATGCTGGGGGTCCCCTCGGGGGGATGCTCGGTGCCCCCCCGGGGGGATGCTCAGCACAGTGCatgtgctgcagcccctcagccaaCCTCCTCTGCcacggctgggctgggggagctgccagggacctgccccctgccagcacagcccggCTCCCCGGGCTGCCATCGtcctgcaggggcacagccagcagcatggcaagcacaggggGCCAGGCGAGACcagcaaacacagaaactgtGCAAATAAAAGTCAGGAATATTTATTACATATCAAAAAAGCTACATATTTTGTGCAGAAACTCCCCTCACCGGGCCAGCGCGCAGCCCCGCTCTGcggccagcagctgccctggcagccggGCTCAGCCCGGCCCCGTGCCGCTCCCCATCACGCCTTGGCCCGCTCGGCTCCGTCGTCGGTGCTGGCTGTCGGCTGGGCCACTGCTGGCCCCATCTGGATGGGCACGTTCCTCTCCGGGGCGGCCGGCAGGGCCAGCTTGGGGGCCTCGATGCGGAGCTGCCCCTCCTTGGACAGGGAGCAGGTCAGCGCCTCGGCGTCCACCTCCTCGGGCACGTCCCACTCCCGCTTCAGCACCTCGTACTTGTAGGAGAAGGAGCCCTTCTCATCCGTGCTCTGCGACTCCTTctgccccaccagcaccaccttCCTGCCCACCACCTTCACCGACAGCTGCTCGGGCGTAAAGTCCTTCACGTCCTGGCAGACGGAGAAGCCCTCACTGGAGCCCTGGGTCAGGGCTGCGCTGGTGCTCGGGGCTCGCTCCGCAGCGATGCTGAGTcggctggggctgctcccacTGCTCAGGAACTGCTCGAAGCTGCTCATGAACTCCCGAGCCCTCTCCATCTCCAGCCGCAGCTCCCGCTCCAGCTCAGCGAAGAGGGTGCCTGGATGTGGCCAGAGAGTGCGGATGGGTCCCAGCCATGGGAACAGCGAGCTGGACGTGGGCGGCATGAAGTGCAGGCGGCAAAGCATCTCTGCTGGTGTGTGCTCCCGGTGTGCGCTGCggctctgctctgtgcagggaCTGGAGCGGTGCTGAGCCGGGGCTGGGGAGCGGCAGGTTTTATCCTCCCTTGCCCAGGGGTGTGCCCCTTCCAGAACGCTCTCTCCCCACGCACCCTCCTGGAGCCATCGCCTATTTTTGAGAGACTGATCATCCACCAGCCAAAATAGCAGCGCCTGCTTCTGGGGACGCGTCACATGCCGCAAATAGGGAGCTGCGGTCACCGCTGGGAGCTCATGTTTCTGCAGAGCCACCGTGATGTAGCAACGCCTGCGGGACCCCCAGCCGGGGGTCAGCAAAGCCCTCCCTGGCCCCCGCGCCCGGGGGCTCGGCAGGCTGCAGGTCACGCTGTGCCAGCAGTGTAAGGATGGTGCCACCTTATAAACAATGTGTTCATACGTCACCCGCTGCCAGATGCCTCTCGCACTttccagcccccccacccccccccaccccccccacatCGCTGAGGCTGGCCGCTATCCCATCCTGGCCCGTCAGCACCTCGCCTGTGcaccctgcctggggaggggaccACGGGCTGGGTTCTGgtgtccctccagcagctgagggGCCTGAaaagggggcagggggcagagggggtCTCCTGCCTACAGGTAGGGAGGGAACAGGCCACAGGcaaggcaggggaaggcagggaggagcccagccctgctgcctgcctgggaagcagaaaggccacAGATTTTTGGCAGGGGTGTCTCAGGCATCCCGTTCGGAGCCTGAGGTGATGCTGCTAATTATAagccaggagagcagagctgcaagACTAAGGGCGAAGGTATGCCGGGCACGACGTAAGAGGTGCCTCTCCTCATGGATGAGTAAGAAGAATGAGCTGGAACGGACTGGAAAGAGCTGAACTCTTCGCCAGAGGATGACGTGCTGTACAGGATGAGGCCACTCCTCCCGGGAAGGGGAATAAAAGCCACAGGCGGCAGTGCCGAGGCAGAGTGTTCCCAGCTCACTGGAGacgggacagcagcagcagcagcagcagcagcagcagcagcagcagcagcagcagcagcaacagcagcaacagcagcagagatgctttGCCGCATGCACCTCGCACCATTTGCCTCCAGCTCCCTGGCCAGCCGCCTGGGCACAGTGAGGACCCTCTGGCCACACGCAGAGACCATCTTcactgagctgcagcaggagatggagaaagCTCGGGAGTTCATGAGCAGCTTCGAGCAGCTCCTGAGCAGCCAAGGAGCCGCTGTCATGGAGCGAGCCCCGAGCACCAGCACGACCCTGACCCAGGGCTCCGGCGAGGGCTTCTCCGTCTGCCAAGACGTCAAGAACTTCGCTCCCGAGCAGCTGTCGGTGAAGGTGGTGGGCAGGaaggtggtgctggtggggcagAAGGAGACGCAGAACGTCGATGAGAAGGGCTCCTTCTCCTACAAGTACGAGGTGCTGAAGCGGGAGTGGGACGTGCCCGAGGAGGTGGACGCCGAGGCGCTGACCTGCTCCCTGTCCAAGGAGGGGCAGCTCCGCATCGAGGCCCCCAAGCTGGCCCTGCCGGCCGCCCCGGAGAGGAACGTGCCCATCCAGgtcagccccgcagccccgcagcctGGACCAGCCTCCGAGGATGGAGCCGCCAACAAAGCCCGGGTGTAATGGGAAGGGAACCAACGGCCCACGGCGGGACCAGTACAGACAGCAGCAAGTCTCGGGTTTTAGCCCAAACAAGCTCCATCAGCGATgatgtcatttttttcactaAACTGGAATGTTTTTGTattcaataaaaatacttttgcataGAACCTGCTTGTGCTCTCTTGGTGTTGACTGATGGGAAGGCTGGGCCCTGGTCTCAGCTCTTGATGCCAGAGGATCTGGATGCACAGAGAGGGAAGAACCTCCCCTGCTGCCTCAGGGCAGCACAGAATGGGGCCCACCATGGACccagagggagggaagggaactgtgagcactgctgctttggggggggggatgcaggaATCTGCCAAGTGGGGAGAGGCAGCCCCACTCacctgcagggagcagaggcagctcccTCCTCATGCTGACAGCATCTGCACCAGCTCCACAGCCCCTCACTCGGTGGCCAGTGCTGCTGAATGGGAAGACAGCTTGGCTGGGTGTAGGGTGCCCCacttcccccccacccaccctgaaaaggggctgctggagcccccTGTGAGatcccagcagcacagagggtgAAGCCCATTCCCAGGCATCGTGTAACCACCCGCGCTCAGGTCCGGGCAGGCAGCAGGTATGCAGGCAGGCACGCCTGTTTGTGCTAAAGCTGCTGGGAGCTCGGACAGCC
This DNA window, taken from Falco peregrinus isolate bFalPer1 chromosome 18, bFalPer1.pri, whole genome shotgun sequence, encodes the following:
- the LOC101919067 gene encoding heat shock protein 30C-like, which translates into the protein MLCRLHFMPPTSSSLFPWLGPIRTLWPHPGTLFAELERELRLEMERAREFMSSFEQFLSSGSSPSRLSIAAERAPSTSAALTQGSSEGFSVCQDVKDFTPEQLSVKVVGRKVVLVGQKESQSTDEKGSFSYKYEVLKREWDVPEEVDAEALTCSLSKEGQLRIEAPKLALPAAPERNVPIQMGPAVAQPTASTDDGAERAKA
- the LOC101918898 gene encoding heat shock protein beta-11-like → MRPLLPGRGIKATGGSAEAECSQLTGDGTAAAAAAAAAAAAAAAAATAATAAEMLCRMHLAPFASSSLASRLGTVRTLWPHAETIFTELQQEMEKAREFMSSFEQLLSSQGAAVMERAPSTSTTLTQGSGEGFSVCQDVKNFAPEQLSVKVVGRKVVLVGQKETQNVDEKGSFSYKYEVLKREWDVPEEVDAEALTCSLSKEGQLRIEAPKLALPAAPERNVPIQVSPAAPQPGPASEDGAANKARV